The following DNA comes from Chelmon rostratus isolate fCheRos1 chromosome 3, fCheRos1.pri, whole genome shotgun sequence.
TGTCCCCATAATGTATTATGAGGTCATAGAACATAAAACGGTTAGACTCATTTACAGTGGTGGAATGTGCATTTATCAAGTGCTGTACACAAGTACAATTCTGAGCTACTTACAGTATCCTTTACTTTAGTATTTCCCTGTTCTGCTACTTCAtatttctactccaccacatttcagacaaatattgttttttttactccactacatttgtctgatgGATATGGTTACTTTTGCAAATTCaatttcaaaatagaaaacatttgaTTGGCCTAtaaaatgtgcagaatgtgtGTTCTGCCTGCATTATGAGCGGTTTTACTCTCAGTATATTTAGCTAACAATACTCCTTTATTGAACttaagtgacatttttaaatacaacatttttacactgcGATTTTGCTTCTTTTACTCAGGTAAAGAATCTGAATAATTACTATATCTGCACTTGTGACAGTTTCTGATGTTTATTTTACTGGCAGACACGTGCTGTGACCAATCCACCAAAGTCCAAAGCTATGAAGAAGGGTCAGTGTCTTTCAGCTGTTCATACGAGTCTGAGGACCAGAACAAGCTGAAGTACGTCTGCAGAGGAAAGCAGACCTCCACATGTCTGCAGCGGGCGGTCATCACCTCTGACAGCCAACCAAACGGACAGTTCAGACTTACTGATGACAAGACGTCGAGAAAATTCACAGTGACCATTAGCAGGTTGACAAAGAAGGATTCTGGGTTGTACCTTTGTGGTGTCCAACACAGCGGGCTGGATGTTTTCTCTGCTATTGATCTGGAAGTCAAAGGTGATAGATCACAGTTCTGTGTTATCATACTGTAGTCAACCATTTTTGATTTTACACTTGTAGATTTGGTCAAAAATATGTGAGATATTTGAGGGAAGGCCTAATTTCTAATCTGACCGAAACCTGCTTCTGTCTGACAGAGTGGTGCTGTGTGAGGTCCAACAGACTGAGCGGCATTGTGGGACGTCCAGTAACTATGAAGTGTGCCTATCCACCACAACACAGGAATAACAGGAAGTTCCTCTGCAAAGGAGACCACCGCGACAACTGCGCAGACATAGTGAGGAGCCAAAGCAGGTTCACGCTGCAGGATGACATctctttcagctttttcttggTGACGATCACAGAGCTGGAAGCAGGCGATGCTGGGACGTACTGGTGTGGTTCAGACTCACAGTGGAGTCCTGGAAACTACACCAAGATTCAGCTGTCAGTAGGTAAGATTATGAAAAGAGCAGCCGATGGAGAATACAGCTCAGTATGTGTCACAAAGTCTGAAATGATGgaagttcagtgtgtgtttgctgagtgtactattcaattcaatttcaattcagttttatttctatagcaccaaatcacaacctaagttgtctcaggacacttttcCAGAAGTGTAAGAAACCTTTTCTCTGACAGTCTTTCCACAGCAGACCAGCGCTGTGATGCCTCCCAACACTGAGCCTGCTATCTCACAATCAACACATGTGCCACTGAAACATGTTCAGggtacgagtgtgtgtgtgtttgtgtgtgtgtgtgtgtgtgtgtgtgtgcacatgtggtGAACAAACAGTtatgttaaaacacacactggccatGACATTAATACATCAAATGTGTTGAGGCCACATTTCAGATTTCTGGTGCTGCTTCTTTGAAATTGTGATGAGACGTGTGAGACAcgtgctgctgatgtgtgttttgaggAAGTTTTGGTTTTTTTATGTCCAGATGCAGCACTGTTTTACCCTGTGGTTTTCACTGTGCCCGCTGTGCTGCTCATACTGACATCTGCCCTGGTCATAGTTTATAAATACAAATGCCGCAAAGCGCAAGGTATGTTTTACAGAACAAATGCGTGCACAGATCAGCGTtgcacgtacacacatgcaaacacatacacacacatacgcacgcagACAAATGGAGTAACCATTTCTTATGCTGCGTGTTTGCAGGAGCTAGAGCCAACATGAACAGAAACCAAAGCAAGGctgcagaagcagaggaagtgaCGAGTGTCGAAGAtgtaagtaaaaataaacaccCAAAGCCTTGCTAGTGGACGCAAGAGGCTGCAATGTTCATGACTCTCCACATGACAAACGTGAAGGACAGAACGACTAACTGAAGATGTGTTGCTCTGGACCAAAGTGCAAATGATTAACTAACCTGTTCAGGCTCTGTTAAGTGTAGTTTTTAATCATTACTCATAAGTGGATCTCAAACGTTAACTCAGCTTAATGACATGAATTGTGTTCTGCCCTCTTATCTActtatttttgttgattttttttttcaggattatGAAAATCAAGAAGTTGTTGTGAGGTCAAGGCAGCAAGCCTCCAAACTGCAGCGCACCAGTGACCACTGTGATGATGCAGGCAAAGACGAACAAGACAGTGTGTACCAAAACTTCACCACAACAGAAGAGATCTACTGCAATCAAATGTACATTACAGCCAAAAGATGAgcagcatgaatgtctgtgataacaccttgtttgttttgtctcaatTAACGTCTGAACAACACATAATTATGTCCCTCTGAGGTCCAACTGTGGTCCAACCTTTTCATTGTGTGGCTGAAAACTACTGGAATATGATTATTTGTACAGATTTGCTTTTACCTTTCCACTCACTACAAGTGCTTATTGTTAattaaacaaactgtttaaaacaCCTGCCTGCCCATATAAGAAATAGAGGCCAACCATTTAGCTAAAAATAACATGTATAGACTGTATGTGCCTTTAGTCAAAGTGAATGATTAAACAAAAGCCAGAAAAGCCAGACTTCACAGACCAGTCTTTATTGGTACAGGGGATATTGTCAGTGGCTGTCAGTTCCAcacatgaactgaaatgaaGTGGTGGGAAGTGACTGAGTAGCTTATGGTGCGCTGCCATTGTTCTGATTCCCTTGGTTATTTTTTTGCCAATTCTGCAAAGACCCGCCcatactctgcctctgattggctctgaccctGACATTTCTTTCTGACCCCAACCAAGTAACCAACATTAGCCAATCAGAGCAATGGGCAATGGCATTGTTCTTGTTTGTAAATGTAACTTCTGTAAGAGTATTGAAGTCTTATCTATCTTATCTGTCTAtcttatacttctactccactacatttcaaagGGATATGGACATTTTATTCCACTATATTTAGTGTATTTGACAAATATAGATGATGGTTACTTTTCTgtttaagattttacattagaatgaaatatgaaacactgtTAAGATTAAACCAGTGGCTCTTGACCTCTCTGACTTGACACCCCCCCTTACAGATAAGCGGTGTGTAG
Coding sequences within:
- the LOC121604804 gene encoding polymeric immunoglobulin receptor-like isoform X1, translated to MRMWSLQNLLFTLSIPLSCVTSAAGLIHVSGYEGGEVNVSCPYGVGYESYEKYLCRNDCGYEDVLIMTTEAKKSKYSIHDARQSRVFTTTISDLTGADAGKYWCGVTRNGKDIYTEVRLDVGQDTCCDQSTKVQSYEEGSVSFSCSYESEDQNKLKYVCRGKQTSTCLQRAVITSDSQPNGQFRLTDDKTSRKFTVTISRLTKKDSGLYLCGVQHSGLDVFSAIDLEVKEWCCVRSNRLSGIVGRPVTMKCAYPPQHRNNRKFLCKGDHRDNCADIVRSQSRFTLQDDISFSFFLVTITELEAGDAGTYWCGSDSQWSPGNYTKIQLSVVFPQQTSAVMPPNTEPAISQSTHVPLKHVQDAALFYPVVFTVPAVLLILTSALVIVYKYKCRKAQGARANMNRNQSKAAEAEEVTSVEDDYENQEVVVRSRQQASKLQRTSDHCDDAGKDEQDSVYQNFTTTEEIYCNQMYITAKR
- the LOC121604804 gene encoding CMRF35-like molecule 1 isoform X2, which gives rise to MRMWSLQNLLFTLSIPLSCVTSAAGLIHVSGYEGGEVNVSCPYGVGYESYEKYLCRNDCGYEDVLIMTTEAKKSKYSIHDARQSRVFTTTISDLTGADAGKYWCGVTRNGKDIYTEVRLDVGQDTCCDQSTKVQSYEEGSVSFSCSYESEDQNKLKYVCRGKQTSTCLQRAVITSDSQPNGQFRLTDDKTSRKFTVTISRLTKKDSGLYLCGVQHSGLDVFSAIDLEVKEWCCVRSNRLSGIVGRPVTMKCAYPPQHRNNRKFLCKGDHRDNCADIVRSQSRFTLQDDISFSFFLVTITELEAGDAGTYWCGSDSQWSPGNYTKIQLSVDAALFYPVVFTVPAVLLILTSALVIVYKYKCRKAQGARANMNRNQSKAAEAEEVTSVEDDYENQEVVVRSRQQASKLQRTSDHCDDAGKDEQDSVYQNFTTTEEIYCNQMYITAKR